A genomic region of Luteibacter aegosomatissinici contains the following coding sequences:
- the accC gene encoding acetyl-CoA carboxylase biotin carboxylase subunit — translation MLEKVVIANRGEIALRVLRACHALGIKTVAVHSTVDRNLKHVGLADESVCIGPGPSAGSYLNIPAIIAAAEITDAGAIHPGYGFLSENANFAEQVEKSGFVFIGPTADVIRLMGDKVEAIRAMKAAGVPCVPGSGGPLGDDVDENIRIAREIGYPVIIKAAGGGGGRGMRVVRTEAHLANSIVMTKQEAKAAFSNDQVYMEKFLENPRHVEIQVLADGQGNAIHLGERDCSMQRRHQKVVEEAPAPGITPELRAEIGKVCVDACIRIGYRGAGTFEFLFENGRFYFIEMNTRIQVEHPVTELITGIDLVREQLLIASGHKLSIRQEDIVLTGHAIECRVNAEDPDTFMPSPGTVKRFEAPGGPGVRVDTHLYDGYRIPPNYDSMIGKIIVHGPDRATAIARMRMALNETVIEGVKCNIPLQQRIMADVGFQQGGQNIHYLEKRMAEQKEKEAPHAE, via the coding sequence ATGCTCGAGAAGGTCGTCATTGCCAACCGCGGCGAAATCGCGCTGCGGGTGCTGCGCGCGTGCCACGCGCTCGGCATCAAGACGGTCGCGGTGCACTCCACCGTCGATCGCAACCTGAAGCACGTCGGCCTGGCCGATGAATCGGTATGCATCGGCCCGGGTCCCTCGGCCGGTAGCTACCTCAATATCCCGGCGATCATCGCGGCCGCCGAAATCACCGATGCCGGCGCGATCCACCCGGGGTACGGCTTCCTCTCGGAAAACGCCAACTTCGCCGAACAGGTGGAGAAGTCGGGCTTCGTGTTCATCGGCCCGACCGCTGATGTCATCCGCCTCATGGGTGACAAGGTGGAAGCCATCCGCGCCATGAAGGCTGCCGGCGTGCCGTGCGTGCCCGGCTCGGGCGGCCCGCTGGGCGATGATGTGGACGAGAACATCCGCATTGCCCGCGAGATCGGTTACCCGGTCATCATCAAGGCCGCCGGTGGCGGTGGCGGCCGCGGCATGCGCGTCGTGCGCACCGAAGCCCACCTCGCCAACTCCATCGTGATGACCAAACAGGAAGCCAAGGCGGCTTTCAGCAACGATCAGGTCTACATGGAGAAGTTCCTGGAGAACCCGCGCCACGTGGAAATCCAGGTGCTGGCCGATGGCCAGGGCAACGCCATCCACCTCGGTGAGCGCGACTGCTCCATGCAGCGTCGCCACCAGAAGGTGGTGGAAGAAGCGCCGGCACCAGGCATCACCCCGGAACTGCGTGCCGAGATCGGCAAGGTCTGCGTGGATGCGTGCATCCGCATCGGCTACCGCGGCGCGGGTACGTTCGAGTTCCTGTTCGAAAATGGCCGCTTCTACTTCATCGAGATGAACACCCGTATCCAGGTGGAACATCCGGTGACGGAGCTGATCACCGGCATCGACCTGGTCCGCGAGCAGCTGCTGATCGCCAGCGGCCACAAGCTCTCGATCCGCCAGGAAGATATCGTGCTCACCGGCCATGCCATCGAGTGCCGCGTCAACGCCGAGGATCCCGATACCTTCATGCCGAGCCCTGGCACGGTGAAGCGCTTCGAGGCACCGGGCGGCCCGGGCGTTCGCGTCGATACGCATCTTTATGATGGCTACCGTATCCCGCCGAACTACGACTCGATGATCGGCAAGATCATCGTGCACGGCCCGGATCGCGCCACCGCCATCGCGCGTATGCGCATGGCGCTGAACGAGACGGTGATCGAGGGCGTGAAGTGCAATATTCCGCTTCAGCAGCGCATCATGGCTGACGTGGGCTTCCAGCAGGGTGGGCAGAACATCCACTACCTGGAAAAGCGCATGGCGGAGCAGAAAGAAAAAGAAGCACCGCACGCCGAATAA
- the accB gene encoding acetyl-CoA carboxylase biotin carboxyl carrier protein: MDLRKIKKLIDLLEESNLAELEIKEGEEVVRLSRVPKGGVAVAAPQVYAAPAAPAAVAAPVAAAPAAPAAEPGLPAGHTVKAPMVGTFYAASTPGAPAFATVGQQVKAGETIGIIEAMKMFNQIEADVSGTVVAILVENGQPVEFDEPMFVIA, from the coding sequence ATGGACCTGCGCAAGATCAAGAAGCTCATCGACCTGCTCGAGGAATCGAACCTCGCCGAGCTGGAAATCAAGGAAGGCGAAGAAGTGGTCCGCCTGTCGCGCGTGCCCAAGGGCGGCGTGGCCGTGGCCGCCCCGCAGGTCTACGCCGCACCGGCAGCCCCCGCGGCTGTGGCGGCCCCCGTTGCCGCCGCGCCTGCCGCGCCGGCGGCTGAGCCCGGCCTGCCGGCAGGCCACACCGTGAAGGCCCCGATGGTCGGTACGTTCTACGCCGCTTCCACCCCGGGTGCACCGGCATTCGCCACCGTGGGCCAGCAGGTGAAGGCTGGCGAGACGATCGGCATCATCGAGGCGATGAAGATGTTCAACCAGATCGAGGCCGACGTGTCGGGTACGGTCGTTGCGATCCTGGTCGAGAACGGCCAGCCGGTGGAATTCGACGAACCGATGTTCGTCATCGCCTGA
- the aroQ gene encoding type II 3-dehydroquinate dehydratase, with product MARILVLHGPNLNLLGVREPSVYGRETLNDINASLLARAQAAGHDLTYYQSNAEYELINRIHQARDEGTAWILINPAAFTHTSVALRDALAGVAIPFIEIHLSNPHAREPFRHHSYMSDLASGVICGFGGDSYRLALEAALLRLAVPAA from the coding sequence GTGGCCAGGATCCTCGTCCTGCACGGACCCAACCTCAATCTTCTGGGCGTACGCGAGCCGTCGGTGTATGGGCGCGAAACGCTGAACGACATCAACGCGTCGCTGCTGGCCCGAGCCCAGGCGGCGGGTCACGACCTGACGTACTACCAGTCCAACGCCGAGTACGAGCTGATCAACCGGATCCATCAGGCGCGCGACGAAGGCACGGCCTGGATCCTGATCAACCCGGCCGCGTTCACGCACACCTCGGTGGCCCTGCGCGATGCGCTGGCCGGCGTGGCGATCCCGTTCATCGAGATCCACCTCTCCAACCCGCATGCCCGCGAGCCGTTCCGGCACCACTCGTATATGTCTGACCTGGCCAGCGGCGTGATCTGCGGCTTCGGTGGCGACAGCTACCGGCTGGCCCTGGAAGCCGCGCTGCTGCGCCTGGCCGTCCCGGCCGCCTGA
- a CDS encoding DUF1415 domain-containing protein, giving the protein MDTLPSHEEAIDATRTWLERAVIGLNLCPFAKAVHKKGQVRYVVSDATQPLQLHEDLVRELELLRDTDPEQVDTTLLIHPGVLADFMDFNEFLEVADDTVADLDLEGEIQVASFHPDFQFEGTGSDDITNYTNRSPFPTLHLLREASIDRAVAAFPDASTIFEANMETLDKLGIEGWKKLFSM; this is encoded by the coding sequence ATGGATACCCTGCCCTCGCATGAGGAAGCCATCGACGCGACGCGAACGTGGCTCGAACGTGCCGTTATCGGCCTCAATCTCTGCCCCTTCGCCAAAGCCGTGCATAAGAAGGGCCAGGTGCGTTACGTGGTGAGCGATGCCACCCAGCCCCTGCAACTCCACGAGGACCTTGTCCGTGAGCTCGAGCTGCTGCGCGATACCGACCCGGAACAGGTCGACACGACGCTGCTGATCCACCCGGGCGTACTGGCCGATTTCATGGACTTCAATGAGTTCCTCGAAGTAGCGGACGATACCGTCGCCGATCTCGACCTGGAGGGCGAGATCCAGGTCGCCAGCTTCCACCCGGATTTCCAGTTCGAGGGCACCGGCAGCGACGACATCACCAATTACACCAATCGCTCGCCGTTTCCGACGTTGCACCTGTTGCGGGAGGCCAGCATAGACCGGGCCGTCGCCGCCTTCCCGGATGCCTCGACGATCTTCGAGGCGAACATGGAAACGCTCGACAAGCTCGGGATCGAGGGCTGGAAGAAACTCTTCTCCATGTAG
- a CDS encoding TlpA family protein disulfide reductase — MRRGPTFWIVLLAVAAAALGLWLEYRRQHPSQIDGVTIAVVGDMAPDATWLSTDGKPRPLKDWRGKKVLINFWATWCGPCRQEMPLLSAAAKGASDHGVMILGVAEDIAPAVRAHLLKDPVAYPIVIGASDAPGGSLSFGNTRQVLPYSVLVGADGRILRRKMGTFSEAELAEWLAP, encoded by the coding sequence ATGAGGCGCGGCCCCACCTTCTGGATCGTTTTGCTCGCCGTAGCGGCGGCAGCGCTGGGCCTGTGGCTTGAATACAGGCGCCAGCATCCGTCGCAAATCGACGGGGTGACGATCGCGGTGGTGGGTGACATGGCACCTGACGCGACGTGGCTCAGCACCGACGGCAAGCCGCGGCCGCTCAAGGATTGGCGCGGCAAGAAGGTGCTGATCAACTTCTGGGCCACCTGGTGCGGCCCGTGCCGGCAGGAAATGCCGCTGCTGAGCGCCGCAGCCAAGGGTGCCAGCGACCATGGCGTGATGATCCTCGGCGTTGCCGAGGACATTGCGCCGGCCGTTCGTGCCCACCTGCTCAAGGACCCCGTGGCGTACCCCATTGTCATCGGCGCCAGCGATGCCCCCGGCGGCTCGCTCTCGTTCGGTAATACCCGGCAGGTGTTGCCTTACAGCGTCCTGGTCGGCGCAGATGGGCGTATCCTCCGCCGCAAGATGGGTACGTTCAGCGAAGCAGAGCTCGCCGAATGGCTCGCGCCCTGA
- a CDS encoding protein-disulfide reductase DsbD family protein: MPSFARLIRSLAALASLSLFALPALAQDDDNLLPVTQAFHLTTDASQPGVVKLHWRIAPDYYLYRGRIKIKAADPATVKLGEPALPDGIKKHDEYLGDVEIYHGDIEATLPYTLADAANKTLALDVQYQGCHEVEPKICYPPNTEHLKLTIGGPSTIPGDTGPAAPAAKGNGAALLGSPAATPGTDAQALPADQAFRFEALAKDGKSLLLRWTMPKDYYLYRDKTEIKVTSPAGVSAGEPDWPSGIAHHDEHFGDTIVYFDQVEVPVPLTGADASKKVELDIAYQGCLENGICYPVMTRHLSADLASGAVTVSNTAESAPATATPAEVAPTPPPADLMPGGEAKVGFIAAIGLALLGGLILNLMPCVLPVLSLKAITVLESGESPAAARKHALWYTAGVMLAFTLLGLVVVGIRAAGHGLQWGAQFQQPVIVGALVYVMLAIGLSMSGVFEVGGSLGNVGSGLASRSGPTGDFFTGVLAVVVASPCTAPFMGSAIAFAFAAPLYVAFLIFVALGLGLALPFLLMGFVPAVARMLPRPGRWMETLKQALAFPMYLTAVWLLWVLAKQRGADAAALVLGGGVLLAMALWWYGRSRGGRIAWVFTAVLGIGAVAALWTVHGLPAPTTTQVASDGSVPYSPAKLAELRAAGTPVLVDMTADWCITCKANERAVLDTDAFRDLLKRTGTVYMKGDWTDVNTTIAAFLEQWHSVGVPLYVVYPKGGGEGKKLSTVLTQDTVRQALDTASGS, translated from the coding sequence ATGCCGTCGTTCGCCCGCCTGATCCGGAGCCTGGCCGCCCTGGCCAGCCTCAGCCTGTTCGCCCTGCCCGCCCTGGCGCAGGATGATGACAACCTGCTGCCGGTCACCCAGGCCTTCCATCTCACCACCGATGCCAGCCAGCCGGGTGTGGTGAAGCTGCACTGGCGCATCGCCCCGGACTACTACCTGTACCGTGGCCGGATCAAGATCAAGGCGGCTGATCCCGCCACGGTGAAGCTCGGCGAGCCGGCCCTGCCCGATGGCATCAAGAAGCACGACGAGTACCTGGGTGACGTCGAGATCTACCACGGGGACATCGAGGCCACGCTGCCTTACACCCTGGCCGATGCGGCGAACAAGACACTGGCCCTCGATGTGCAGTACCAGGGCTGCCACGAGGTGGAGCCGAAGATCTGCTACCCGCCGAACACCGAGCACCTGAAGCTCACCATCGGCGGCCCATCGACGATTCCCGGCGACACGGGCCCTGCGGCGCCAGCGGCAAAGGGCAACGGCGCCGCGCTGCTCGGCTCCCCGGCGGCCACCCCGGGTACCGACGCGCAAGCGCTCCCGGCCGACCAGGCGTTCCGCTTCGAAGCCCTTGCGAAGGACGGCAAGAGCCTGCTCCTGCGCTGGACGATGCCCAAGGATTACTACCTCTACCGCGACAAGACCGAGATCAAGGTCACCTCGCCAGCGGGCGTAAGCGCAGGCGAGCCGGACTGGCCCAGCGGCATCGCCCACCACGACGAGCACTTCGGCGACACCATCGTGTATTTCGACCAGGTGGAAGTGCCGGTGCCACTGACGGGCGCGGATGCGTCGAAGAAGGTGGAGCTGGACATCGCCTACCAGGGCTGCCTGGAGAATGGCATTTGCTACCCGGTCATGACCCGTCACTTGAGCGCGGACCTCGCCTCGGGCGCTGTCACCGTGAGCAACACCGCCGAATCGGCCCCGGCCACCGCGACGCCCGCCGAGGTCGCCCCCACGCCGCCACCCGCCGACTTGATGCCCGGTGGCGAAGCGAAGGTCGGCTTTATCGCCGCGATCGGCCTGGCCCTGCTGGGCGGCCTCATCCTCAACCTGATGCCCTGCGTGCTGCCGGTGCTGTCGCTGAAGGCGATCACGGTGCTGGAAAGCGGTGAAAGCCCCGCGGCCGCCCGTAAGCATGCCCTTTGGTACACGGCGGGCGTCATGTTGGCGTTCACGCTGCTGGGCCTTGTCGTGGTCGGTATCCGTGCGGCCGGGCACGGCCTGCAGTGGGGTGCCCAGTTCCAGCAGCCCGTGATCGTCGGCGCGCTCGTCTACGTCATGCTCGCGATCGGCCTTTCCATGTCGGGCGTGTTCGAGGTGGGTGGCTCCCTGGGTAACGTGGGTAGCGGCCTGGCGTCGCGCTCGGGCCCCACCGGCGATTTCTTCACCGGCGTACTGGCCGTGGTCGTCGCCAGCCCGTGCACCGCGCCGTTCATGGGCTCGGCCATAGCGTTCGCCTTTGCCGCGCCGCTCTACGTGGCCTTCCTTATTTTCGTGGCCCTGGGGCTGGGCCTGGCGCTGCCCTTCCTGCTAATGGGCTTCGTGCCCGCCGTGGCGCGCATGTTGCCCCGCCCGGGCCGTTGGATGGAGACGCTGAAGCAAGCGCTCGCATTCCCGATGTACCTCACGGCCGTGTGGCTGCTGTGGGTGCTGGCCAAGCAGCGCGGTGCGGATGCCGCGGCACTCGTGCTGGGTGGCGGCGTCCTGCTGGCCATGGCCCTGTGGTGGTACGGGCGCAGCCGTGGCGGGCGGATTGCCTGGGTGTTCACGGCGGTGCTCGGTATCGGTGCGGTGGCCGCCCTCTGGACCGTGCACGGCCTGCCCGCGCCGACGACCACGCAGGTGGCCTCGGATGGCTCCGTGCCGTATTCACCGGCGAAACTCGCCGAGCTTCGCGCGGCCGGCACACCGGTGCTCGTCGACATGACCGCTGACTGGTGCATCACCTGCAAGGCCAATGAGCGCGCCGTGCTGGATACCGATGCTTTCCGCGACCTGCTCAAGCGCACCGGCACCGTCTATATGAAAGGCGACTGGACCGATGTGAACACCACGATTGCGGCCTTCCTGGAGCAGTGGCATTCCGTCGGCGTCCCGCTCTACGTCGTGTACCCCAAGGGCGGTGGCGAAGGTAAGAAGCTCTCGACCGTGCTGACCCAGGACACCGTCCGGCAGGCGCTGGATACCGCATCCGGGTCATGA
- the groES gene encoding co-chaperone GroES: MSKLRPLHDRVIVKRLEEERVSAGGIVIPDSATEKPTRGKVIAAGNGRIQEDGKVRPMSVKEGDTVLFGKYAGQEIKIDGEELVFLKEDDIVAVIEG, from the coding sequence ATGAGCAAGCTGCGCCCGTTGCACGATCGCGTCATCGTCAAGCGTCTGGAAGAGGAGCGCGTCTCCGCCGGCGGTATCGTCATTCCGGATAGCGCCACCGAAAAGCCCACCCGCGGCAAGGTCATCGCCGCCGGTAACGGCCGCATCCAGGAAGACGGCAAGGTCCGTCCGATGTCGGTGAAGGAAGGTGACACCGTCCTGTTCGGCAAGTACGCCGGCCAGGAAATCAAGATCGACGGCGAAGAGCTGGTCTTCCTGAAGGAAGACGACATCGTGGCGGTTATCGAAGGGTAA
- the groL gene encoding chaperonin GroEL (60 kDa chaperone family; promotes refolding of misfolded polypeptides especially under stressful conditions; forms two stacked rings of heptamers to form a barrel-shaped 14mer; ends can be capped by GroES; misfolded proteins enter the barrel where they are refolded when GroES binds), with translation MASKEVRFGEDVRARMLKGVNTLANAVKVTLGPKGRNVVLEKSFGTPTVTKDGVSVAKEIELADKYENIGAQIVKEAASKTSDVAGDGTTTATVLAQAFIQEGLKAVAAGINPMDLKRGIDQAVVAAVGELKSLSKPTADDKAIAQVGTISANSDANIGDIIATAMKKVGKEGVITVEEGSGLENELDVVEGMQFDRGYLSPYFINNQQSQQVELDDPFILIHDKKISNVRELLPALEAVAKAGKPLLIVAEEVEGEALATLVVNTIRGIVKVAAVKAPGFGDRRKAILEDIATLTNGVVISEEVGLQLDKATINDLGRAKRVVITKENTTIIDGAGEGEKIQARIGQIKAQIEETSSDYDREKLQERVAKLAGGVAVIKVGAATEVEMKEKKARVEDALHATRAAVEEGVVPGGGVALIRALKALEGLKGANQDQDLGIAITRRTLEAPLRAIVTNAGEEASVVVNKVKEGNGNFGYNAANGEFGDMIAFGILDPTKVTRSALQFAASVAGSIITTEAAVTEVPKKDDGAGHGAPGGMGGMGGMDF, from the coding sequence ATGGCATCGAAAGAAGTTCGCTTCGGCGAAGACGTCCGCGCCCGCATGCTGAAGGGTGTGAACACCCTCGCCAATGCCGTCAAGGTCACCCTGGGCCCGAAGGGCCGCAACGTCGTGCTCGAGAAGAGCTTCGGCACCCCGACCGTCACGAAGGACGGTGTCTCGGTCGCCAAGGAAATCGAACTGGCTGACAAGTACGAGAACATCGGCGCCCAGATCGTGAAGGAAGCCGCCTCGAAGACCTCCGACGTGGCCGGTGACGGCACCACGACGGCCACCGTCCTCGCCCAGGCGTTCATCCAGGAAGGCCTCAAGGCCGTCGCCGCCGGCATCAACCCGATGGACCTCAAGCGCGGTATCGACCAGGCCGTCGTGGCCGCCGTCGGCGAGCTGAAGTCGCTGTCGAAGCCCACCGCTGACGACAAGGCCATTGCCCAGGTCGGCACCATCTCGGCCAACTCCGATGCCAACATCGGCGACATCATCGCTACCGCGATGAAGAAGGTCGGCAAGGAAGGCGTGATCACGGTCGAAGAAGGCTCGGGCCTCGAGAACGAACTCGACGTCGTCGAAGGCATGCAGTTCGATCGCGGCTACCTGTCGCCGTACTTCATCAACAACCAGCAGTCGCAGCAGGTTGAACTGGACGACCCGTTCATCCTCATCCACGACAAGAAGATCTCGAACGTCCGCGAACTCCTCCCGGCGCTCGAAGCCGTCGCGAAGGCCGGCAAGCCGCTGCTGATCGTGGCTGAAGAAGTGGAAGGCGAAGCCCTCGCTACCCTCGTCGTCAACACCATCCGTGGCATCGTCAAGGTCGCCGCCGTCAAGGCGCCGGGCTTCGGTGATCGCCGCAAGGCCATCCTGGAAGATATCGCCACGCTGACCAACGGCGTCGTCATCTCCGAGGAAGTGGGCCTGCAGCTCGACAAGGCCACGATCAACGATCTGGGCCGCGCCAAGCGCGTCGTCATCACCAAGGAAAACACCACGATCATCGATGGTGCCGGCGAAGGCGAGAAGATCCAGGCCCGCATCGGCCAGATCAAGGCGCAGATCGAAGAGACCTCGTCGGATTACGACCGTGAGAAGCTGCAGGAGCGCGTGGCCAAGCTGGCCGGCGGCGTTGCTGTCATCAAGGTCGGTGCCGCTACCGAAGTCGAAATGAAGGAAAAGAAGGCCCGCGTCGAAGACGCCCTGCACGCCACGCGCGCAGCCGTCGAAGAAGGCGTGGTCCCGGGCGGCGGCGTCGCCCTGATCCGTGCGCTCAAGGCCCTCGAAGGCCTGAAGGGTGCCAACCAGGACCAGGACCTCGGCATCGCCATCACCCGTCGCACGCTGGAAGCCCCGCTGCGCGCCATCGTCACGAACGCCGGCGAAGAAGCCTCGGTCGTGGTGAACAAGGTGAAGGAAGGCAACGGTAACTTCGGTTACAACGCTGCCAATGGTGAGTTCGGTGACATGATCGCCTTCGGCATCCTGGATCCGACCAAGGTCACCCGTTCGGCCCTGCAGTTCGCTGCCTCGGTCGCCGGTTCGATCATCACCACCGAAGCCGCCGTGACCGAAGTGCCGAAGAAGGACGACGGCGCTGGCCACGGTGCCCCGGGTGGCATGGGCGGCATGGGTGGCATGGACTTCTAA
- a CDS encoding LTA synthase family protein, whose protein sequence is MKGNSTGWRETLGRIILPVSLALAFVLYTGFLDGNPGVATSEWAERPWHLFANAFPGLLCATLLLVLTRRAVLSFALAFLAQGIVLAVSAIKMKNLGSPLLPADFRMVGQLKNGGLHLLGGYLPANPLPYLAIAITIALIVALARYEPPLFARRTHGRRLVSGVALVALMATLFAGMPAWSHMYDKDRLGMQPWSASANAGYNGVVTTLMQFRLQNAGKQTKPDPAEANRFISASDASLRQHMARAATNTRQTPDIVVIQSESFFDPSVIKGLEHADLAPNLHRLAEHASSGQLHVPTYGGGTIRTEFEVLTGLSLRYFPTMQFPYLQMHASVMPGMVRALRSHGYETIAVHGNDPGFWNRTSAFRSLGFDRFISQKDFPAGATKNGEYMPDSAMTDEIMSQLRNDGPPRFVFAISMEAHGPYDKSTIADTAERNAIPVPEGISDDAKLQLRNYIYHMRHADAELGRLADLLKHRERPTLLLFYGDHLPALTETYAKAGFANGSDMLTQTVPYILIDAHGDGPAPRNGDLAAWMLPGRLMEDAGIHDDAYFALTQLVATPKLAALTHAPDAPAAPEDSQLKYTDVSMGNVAMLRIKRKLDPLVAQFTTPDPALVARQAGSAEEDAAAGAGQ, encoded by the coding sequence ATGAAAGGTAATTCAACGGGTTGGCGCGAGACCCTGGGCCGGATCATCCTCCCGGTGAGCCTGGCGCTGGCGTTCGTGCTTTATACCGGCTTCCTTGATGGCAACCCCGGCGTGGCCACGTCCGAGTGGGCGGAGCGACCCTGGCACCTGTTCGCCAATGCGTTTCCCGGCCTGCTCTGCGCCACCCTGCTGCTCGTGCTTACCCGCCGGGCGGTCCTGTCATTCGCGCTCGCGTTCCTGGCCCAGGGCATCGTGCTGGCGGTAAGCGCCATCAAGATGAAGAACCTCGGCTCACCCCTTTTGCCGGCTGACTTCCGCATGGTGGGCCAACTCAAGAACGGCGGCCTGCATTTGCTGGGCGGCTACTTGCCCGCCAACCCTCTCCCCTATCTCGCGATCGCCATCACCATCGCCCTGATCGTGGCGCTCGCCCGCTACGAGCCGCCACTGTTCGCGCGCCGCACGCATGGGCGCCGCCTTGTCAGCGGCGTGGCGCTGGTTGCATTGATGGCGACATTGTTTGCGGGCATGCCCGCGTGGTCGCACATGTACGACAAGGACCGCCTGGGCATGCAGCCCTGGTCTGCGTCTGCCAACGCCGGCTACAACGGCGTGGTCACCACACTCATGCAGTTCCGCCTGCAGAACGCGGGCAAGCAGACGAAGCCGGATCCGGCCGAGGCCAACCGTTTCATCAGCGCCAGCGACGCGAGCCTGCGCCAACACATGGCGCGGGCCGCAACGAATACGCGCCAGACGCCCGATATCGTGGTGATCCAGAGTGAGTCGTTCTTCGATCCCTCGGTTATCAAAGGGCTGGAGCATGCCGATCTCGCACCGAACCTGCACCGGCTTGCCGAACACGCCAGCTCGGGCCAGCTGCACGTACCGACCTACGGTGGCGGCACCATCCGCACCGAATTCGAAGTGTTGACGGGCTTGTCCCTGCGCTACTTCCCCACCATGCAGTTCCCTTATCTGCAGATGCATGCGAGCGTCATGCCTGGCATGGTGCGCGCGCTGCGCTCACACGGCTATGAAACCATCGCCGTGCACGGTAACGACCCCGGCTTCTGGAACCGCACCTCCGCATTCCGTTCGCTTGGCTTTGATCGCTTCATATCGCAGAAGGATTTCCCGGCAGGCGCGACGAAGAACGGCGAATACATGCCCGACAGCGCCATGACCGACGAAATCATGTCGCAACTGAGGAACGATGGCCCACCGCGCTTTGTCTTTGCGATCAGCATGGAAGCGCATGGCCCGTACGATAAGTCGACGATCGCCGATACGGCCGAGCGCAATGCCATTCCCGTGCCCGAGGGCATCAGCGATGATGCGAAGCTGCAGCTGCGCAACTACATCTATCATATGCGCCACGCCGATGCGGAACTGGGCCGCCTGGCTGACCTGCTCAAGCATCGTGAACGCCCGACGTTGCTGCTCTTCTACGGCGACCACCTGCCGGCCCTTACCGAGACGTATGCGAAGGCAGGCTTCGCTAACGGCAGCGACATGCTCACGCAAACCGTGCCTTATATCCTGATCGATGCGCATGGTGACGGCCCCGCACCGCGCAATGGCGATCTCGCCGCGTGGATGCTTCCCGGCCGACTAATGGAAGATGCGGGCATTCACGACGATGCGTATTTCGCACTCACGCAGCTGGTTGCGACGCCGAAGCTGGCCGCACTGACGCATGCACCGGATGCGCCCGCGGCCCCCGAGGATAGCCAGCTGAAGTACACCGACGTCTCCATGGGCAACGTCGCGATGCTGAGGATCAAACGGAAACTTGATCCGTTGGTCGCGCAGTTCACGACGCCCGATCCAGCGCTCGTTGCACGCCAGGCAGGCTCCGCAGAAGAAGATGCCGCTGCGGGCGCAGGCCAGTAG